The DNA segment aacaaagttttatttctttcagtgGTGGGTGTGCTTTGTCAAGAAGCAGTTTATGAACAAAAGCCTGTCAGCTCCTGGACAGTAAACAACTCAGGACCCCAGTTTCTACTGTACACCTGCAACatggatggatttttttttttttttttggtgggtgggtggggggtgggggggttgttcTGCTTTTGTGTTGCTGAAAGATGATTTTATACTCTTTGAGTCCAAGGATATATCGCTACTTGTCTGGATTTTGATCATATTGAGCTGGTGCTTAATTCAATAAAGCAATCATGGAGATTGGAAAGTAATGTGgtactgtgtttttcttgcacTTTCCACTTAGGAGCACATTCTCATTTAGTCTTGATTAACAATAGCTCTGAAGGAAGTTGTATTTAAGTGAGATGCATACACACCAGCTTAAGAATGCAGACAAAGTTGTACATTGGAGCGGCACAAACATTTCACTCACTCATTAAACAATGTCCACATTGACCTTTATTCACAATCTAACATTCATTGACCTCAAAAGTGGGTATGACTGCACACCCATTACTCACCAAATGGTGTCCTtaaaaggcataaaaatgttactATTATTTAATTACTATTGTTCAGCCCTCATGAGCCACTTGATCAGGAAATCACTTTATGGGTGGTATTCGTGCCACTGAACTACTATGCTACCTCTCCCATAGGAAAGATGGATACATTTTCTCTGAACATGTACAATGACAAGGACAAATAGTTTATatttacataagtaaaaatGTAGCATGTTCATTACAAAAAGTATTAGTTGGTGTGTTCTCTTTGGTTTGTCCACAATAGTTATTTTCTGCCTTAAAAAATAAGCCTTCAGACACAGTCCCTCCTTGGCAGTCAAAGTTAAGGCAGTGCTGGATGATAAGTTTCCCCCCTCAGGGAAAGAAGAAACACTTTCTCTGCAGAACTCTTCAGAATGTGCAGGAAAGGAATGCCAGTGTCTGTATCTTCCATCTCTTTAATGAATCCAAAACTGCATAATCGATTATTAAACAATAGACTGGATGGCTCAGTGTGGCAGgctgaaaataaagagaaaaagccTCCAAAACAGACAATATGCATCTTAAAATAGTCTCAGTCTAAATAAATAAGTATATATATGAAGTAAACTAAATTTGGAAATGGTGCATTTATAAGAGCAATTTTTCCCAAAAAGTATGCACATAACGGAAAACATCAATAACCTGTGtaattgatttttctttgaGTGAAAGACTGATGCTTGAGCAGAAAGACTGTCTTGTCCATCTTAAGATGGAAAATTGAAAAGTAAAATGGGAACTTTTGGCAGTGTGATTGCCACTGCCATTCAAAAATATTCATAAATAACAACTCTCAAACTGAAAGGCAAAAATTGGTAGAGAAATTTTGACAGCTCAAAAAAAGCACAGCTGATGGTACTGAAGTATTCATGGGCTTAGAGACTTTTTTCCTGCAAGTCTTTTTTGTCTTACTGACTAACTATTTGATGTTGACAGAATTGTGCCCCATAATCATCTACTGTAGCTGACTGAAGTATAATCAGTTGTCAAATCCCCTGTGCAGTTCCAAcctaaaacaaaatgtacatctCAGTTTAGATCTTAATTGAAGTTGAAATTGTATAAAACTACTATTTATTTACTAAAATTATTTCACATAAATGAGCAGCAACAGTAACATTTCAGATTTCAATCCCCACATGTGGTTGTACTCACTATGTCAACGACTGGAGTGAGGCTTTAGTCAAAAGCCATCTCTTGACTCCTCCGGACACATCGGGCCACCTTCTTCTTAAAAACTCCTGTAGGATCCTCCCTCCACTCTTTCTGCATGGTGTGACACACAAAAACTCTGTCAACAATTTCATTTGTGCAACCCTTCCTCTTGTGCTTCGTTTATTCATAATTCTTGCACAAAAGCTCcaacaactgactgacagatgttTACTCCACTTCAAACACAAGTTTAAACTGTcacctttctctgtctccaggcAGCACCTCTGGATAAAGAGATAAGCCCTTTTAACCCAACCAAAACTCAGCTTGGCCTTGACAGGCTGTGATTTGCCCTTGCAGGGACCCACGTCACTCAGCTCATTTGTTTGGATTTCCAGTAGAAAAGATAGACTAAACTGAGTGGTGACTTTCAATTACCATTTTGATGTTATTGTACCTTTAGATACTTTGCAACCTTCCTCAAACGTATACATAGagaagaaaagtcaaaaaaaaaaaaaaagactcatgCTCAATTAAGTCTGGTGTACATTTgtcactgacaaagaaaaatgtttagCAAACTAACCCCATGCATGCTTATTTGAGACAGCAGGCACTTACAGCTGCATCCACATTGGCGGGAGAGTCTCCATTGGGGTCTGCCAACATGGATATAACACTGATCATTATGGTCTCCACTGTATGGATTGGCAGCCAGCGCTCCTCAGGCTTCTCATAGCCATACTTGTCCTCACCAGGTTCGTGCAAGATAGAGATGCAAACATCACCATTTTTTGCCACTGCAAGAAACCAAGTATACACAAAGATTACAAACAAGTTTTCACTTCTTCAGAAAAGATCAGATATTATAGTACAGCTTCACACTTGTCAAGGTCAACCCTTGTGTACTTAATCAAGCACCTAGTTGAGAGACTCTCAAAACCAAGAAATCAAGAAAATTTTCTCATACAGCTAAGTGCAGCTACAGTATTTACAGCAACTAGTggcaacattttcattttattaaaatgttaacaCAGGAATCTGTAACCACTACCTATTTCTGAATAAGTTCAACATAAAGGATTAGTTATTGCTTGGGCCATTTACTGTAAAAGAGGCAAAAAATAGATTCTTAACCCATACATGATCACATGATCAATTTTAAGATACTGGACAGACcctgaacttaaaaaaaagtatatatatatatatatagtagaAATGTAAACTTCTTCTGTAATGGAAAATCTACATGTAAATGATAGTTTTTCTGCTTTCCTAactcttattattattagctcttatttataatgtttaattttttaatatatttttattagtaatattacatattacagAGATACAGTGGCCCAGGAAGTTCTCACCATTTGGATGCCAGATTTCTGTGATAAACTTCATCTTGGGAGGCCTCAAAGGATAGTCACGGGGAAAGGTTAAGGTGGCTTTGAAGAACCCTCcttcactgtaaacaaaaaagaGGATGGTGTTACATTGTGCACTGGGGATTTAAGCAAATATGCAACTCTCCAGTCACTACAAGTGACTTTAAGTTATTCAGTGAATAGTTCCACTCACAATAACGTATCCTGAGGTCCGATCACGACCACCTCCCACTGATAGATGTCATCATCATCTACAAGACCCGCAGAAAAGCCTTCCACTGGGTTCTTGTTGAGCTCTGAAATTTAAGACGCAATTAGTCTGGCGTAACTCTTTAACAAGTATTTCAAATTTTGATGCTGTCAAACATATATCATATCGTCATGTGGTATAACTCCTTCTAGGCTACTTGTCCCTtggagaaaagtcaataaaaaagtttttaaaaataggaGGAAAGATAAGCACAAACAGCGTGGTGATTTTGAAACACCCTCAGTAGTTATTGAGCAACAGCAGCTATCCTTACAGTCATATCCTGGCTATCAGCTGTCTGGCACTGCACGCGATCTATACACGTGCATTTCAACTTTGATGTCACTGTTATCCGTACATAAAAATACGGAGAAtaaccaaacacaacaacagtcaaaTTAAACGCAGCTATTgttctcgtgtgtgtgtgtgtgtgtgtgtggcaataTACTATACAATATGAAATAACTGAAAGCTAGAGAAGTTTATTAGCAACGGTTAGCTTGCTAACTTACCTGCTAGTTGTTTACGCAGTAACAAGGAGGACTGTTCCGTCATTTTGTAGTTATATCTTTTCAACTTCGTTATTTGTATTAACTAATGCCAACTAACTGTCAACACGGTTAAATAAAACATTCGGCAAAGAAGGTTTAGCGTGCTGTTCAcgttttttcctctgtctccgTGTCTGACAATACCAACATGAGTCTAGAGGGAGAATACTCAAGTCAGGGGAAAAGCTGGCTATTTTTGCCCTCAACGTAACCTCTCAGGCAAACATTACTTCCAGGGTGTGTGTACTGTCCCAGATAAAGTCCGCCagttaaataaaagttaagGGCTGAGTACAGGATATAGTCGAGATTTAGGACTGTTAATCTTAGCGAAAGCGCTTCACACAGCCAAGGAAGTGCTGCCTGTGAGGCAAGACACAGGGCACATTTTAGCTATATAAAAaacttttcttgtttgtgtgacTTTGCAGCAGTCAGTACCCCCACTGGTGCATTACTGCCTCAAGCGGTTTGTAATGAATATTGCACATTTCCTCTTCATATTCTAGGCCTTGTATCCAGTAGTGTTGTACAAAATACATTATAAGACAAGTCCTCATGCACCTAAGTTCACAAATGCTCCTGTGCCAGcatgggagcaaatccctgcagccaggctcTAAAATCATGTGGAAAGCTTCCCCGGAGGAGTGAAGGCTGATATAACAGCATATTCTGAGGTGAAGTGTTCAGCAATCACAGTAATAGGTATAATGTTCATGTAAAAATTATGGTCTGTGGTTTTCTTTAACCTATATTTTAAACATGATgaatctccatctctctctgccagaTCCTTGTTGCCCCTCTCATGTGACCCTCTATCTCACACAACCCCAGCTCTTCCTCACTCACTGTGCACACCAGACTGCCTTTTAAAATTTACCCAACTCTGACTTACATGAAAAGTTTTAATATATCTGTTCATTTCCTTTGTGTTACATGTGGTAATAGTGTCCCTGTCTTCTAACACTTGCAGTCAAATAACCCTCTTTGACCAACCAAGCATCCACCATTGATATTTCACACCATCCAACACCCTATTCTAACAATGAAAGTAATAGTTCTAATACTTAATCATAATTTAttctatttatctattttctCAGTGCTTAGGGCTGTGGcgcaacaaaatgtaaattaccTGTTATCCTCACACTAAATTTCATTGTCTTGAACTCATTTGCATTCTGGCTGACATCCTCACTTATGTCtacagaccccccccccccccccccattcccACCTCCTGCCCCTCGACAAAGCATTTCAAAGTATTTCCTTCATATGTTTGTACAGCTCCTCTTCAACAACCTCTGGCTCATCCAAGAACCTCTCCTGCTGCTTCAACCAGCACTCCAGTCACCTCAGGTCTTTTactgacttgtttgttttttgcccACAGGCACCCATTATAAATGCAGAGaaaagacagtttttttttgtaatcaaaTATGTATCAGGAGGAGTTTCTACCTGGGTTGGTCTTCAGGGTGGTATTTGCCTGCCAACTCACAGATCCTGTTGTCACCCTCATTCTTTTAGATAAGCTCTTTACATATGCTTCTTTCCCCCCTACATCACCTTGCATTCCTGCAGACTGCAGGAACATTACCACACCTCCAATATATGAAAGAGGACAAGGGTATGTGTGGTTTGATAAATTATGAAGCATAGTGTCAGGTGATTGGTGTCAGCCGTTTCATCCACAGGCTCATTCTCCATTAGTTTTGCTATCAGTTGACTAGCAATGTCCAGTCATATTCATGCAGTTGCGCAGCATGATATAACCTGACCTTTCTCACTGTCATTCTTCCAATACATTCAAGTCCTTATTGCTGCTTGAAAACCATTGAGAGCTCCCTGTAAAACCAGCTGTGTAACCATTTGCTATAACTAGTCATTTTCCCAATGAAAATGTCTCTGACTGAAACTGACATTTGTTGTTATTGAATTTCATCTTTTGCACCGATCTTGTGGTCGTAAACTGGTGCACAGATGCTGTCATGTCTCATTGAAAACTCTCTGATAGCTATATATTTAAGCAAAATCCAGTGTCAGTaccataaaaataatttttttcctttaatactGCCTGGAATGTAGCTGTCAACTATCTTTTCATTTAAGAACGGTATATCGCTTTCATGGTTTTGGCCTGTTTTGGCTTTCACCATTTATTTGCCTCAATCTGTAGTGTGTAAACAGACCAAAGCTTTTGAAAATTCTAACAAACACAAAAGGTGGCAATGTAGAAACATCTATTTTAGAACTGAATGTAGTGGGGCTTTTGGGAAATGTGGTCTTACCTTTGAGTGCTAGTAATACCACTAGCATAAGACAGCAgctatacatactgtatatgacagTCTTATTTGTATAGGGTAATGATGCTATTAAATACTGTATCATTAGGCAATGATATAGTACAttgatgtttaaaatgctgtgtgcatgtgcctctGTGCATATTATCAAGACTGCACTGAAACCACAGCCAGAAAAGATACAGAGCCCTGGTCAGTGGCTAATAGCAGGTAATTTGTTGCATTGATTAGAGCTGTCTCATTTCTGTTCTGAGGTCGAAACCACATTGGAGTATGCTATTGATACCCTTTAAACTGAGAAAGCGAATGAGTTGCTGACTTACACCTCTTTACTTGAGAATTTACTATGAAATGGGAGATTGGTCTACTTTCAAAGTGGTCTAAAAGTAGCTGTGTGTGAAACCTGGAAATCAGATATATAATCATTgtattttcactgaaatgtcATAAAGTTCTGATGAGAAAAAAGAAGTGGCAGATTGTGCCTGGCTCTGAGAAATGACTTtaattatttatgtttgtttcacCCTGGCTGAAGATAGATCTTGTCAGAGCTAGGGACCACTTAACAATGAAGGCTATTTTTCTTACTAGGTTAGAAACACAATcgattttaaaatgttttggtcAGGCATGTGTAAAGTGAACATAAGGCtaatatcacacacactcctaaaCTTTAGGGATTGGATATATCACACAAAtaacttcatgtttttatggTCCCACACCTCTACTCTCTGTGTATTCTTTTCACTGATATAGTCAAAAAGGTTCTAAAAATTATTCATAAAGGGTTTATCTGGTGCTTATGGAATATTTGGCTCTCTGAATTTGGTGGATAACACTGTATCTTTGAATGTTAAAAGGGATTTAAGACAAACACGAGTTTCAGCCCTAGGCACTGCTGTTTGTAAAATAGTCCAGGTGGACTAACTCTTGTTGATTCAAGTGCTTCTCTACATAGATAGGTCTATCATTCATGAAAAATGTGATCAAAGCTGAACTTCATTCCCAAGGTTATGCATGCTCACCTGTGAATGCAACCCTGTGTACTGCGATTTAATCTGAGCTGCAGAAACCCCAGTCCACATATGCCAGATGGCTTGTTTCTCTAAATGTGTTTATGCCTGCAGAAATCAAaagtttggaaaatgtgcttGTGCTGCCATTGTAGTGTCTTATATCTAATCTGATAGTTATTGCTATTCAAATGTTTTGCAGACTGCCTTATTTTATACTGTCTGCTGctaatattattttaatgtacaGCAGAATCTGAGTGTGGAAAGATGCTATTGTTTGAATGCTGATTATATAATGTCTGTGGACATAATCTGTATTTCCTTTGGTTAAACAAATTCATAATTGCAAGTAGTGTTTTCTTAATTCACTGGAACAATTCATGTTGGTAGATAAGGGCTAGAAATATACTTTACTATGACTCATGAAACTGCAAAAGAGTGTGGTGGCAGAAAGTCACTGTCTTGGTGCTAAAGCAATTAGCAAAAAGGTTATTACCACTATTGCACTGAGAGCTGGTGGGATTTCTCACTGCCTTGGGACTATGATAGTTGTAGAAAGGGTCACAGTGATTTGCTTCCTGGAACCAAGAGTGGGTTTTTTCTGGTCCACTGGGGATTTTGAACTTTGTAGGCTACACCTTATTATttggaaaatgaagaaaagtgaTTAATAGAATATAACCTCAGGGGTGCAGAGATCATGTGCTCAtcttcatttgtctgtttttaagacacacatacagtgtgtcaAAGCtactgccatgaaatttgctgtATACATTCTAGCACCAGCATCAGGAACTATTGATTCCAATGACCCTTTGACTTTTGCTTGAATGTTTGTTAACTACATGTAGTGATACAGTTTCTAGGCTTGGGATCAGCAATCCCAATTATTGGCTTGACTGTTTCTGGCCAGCCTTTAAGAACATAATTAAAGTATATCTCAGCAGACATCtataaaac comes from the Lates calcarifer isolate ASB-BC8 linkage group LG9, TLL_Latcal_v3, whole genome shotgun sequence genome and includes:
- the ube2g1b gene encoding ubiquitin-conjugating enzyme E2G 1b — encoded protein: MTEQSSLLLRKQLAELNKNPVEGFSAGLVDDDDIYQWEVVVIGPQDTLFEGGFFKATLTFPRDYPLRPPKMKFITEIWHPNVAKNGDVCISILHEPGEDKYGYEKPEERWLPIHTVETIMISVISMLADPNGDSPANVDAAKEWREDPTGVFKKKVARCVRRSQEMAFD